A genomic window from Agrobacterium larrymoorei includes:
- a CDS encoding ABC transporter substrate-binding protein: MRKTLGFTLLAAALFSTAAHAETPVTIGMSGWTGFAPLTLAKETGIFEKNGLKVEIKKIPQASRHLALASGDIQCAATTVETWVAWNANGVKSTQIFQMDKSHGADGMAVRTDIAKIADLKGKTIAASAPGTSPYFFLAWILKENGLTLKDVKVVNLEPGPAAQAFVAGQNDAAMTYEPYLSTVRAAPDKGKIIATTLDYPAVMDTFGCTPEFLKAHPDAAKALATSYFEALDAIKADPEKAYATMGADVKQSGEAFGNSAKFLEWQDKAANQKFFEGEFKTFSEKAADLLLEIGVIKSKPDLSTLADTSFIK, translated from the coding sequence ATGAGAAAGACACTGGGTTTTACCCTTCTCGCCGCCGCACTCTTTTCCACCGCGGCCCACGCTGAAACACCCGTCACCATCGGCATGTCCGGCTGGACGGGCTTTGCGCCGCTGACACTCGCCAAGGAAACGGGCATTTTCGAAAAGAACGGCCTCAAGGTCGAGATCAAGAAAATCCCGCAGGCAAGCCGCCATCTGGCGCTGGCCTCTGGTGACATTCAATGCGCGGCAACCACCGTCGAGACATGGGTGGCCTGGAATGCCAACGGCGTGAAATCCACCCAGATCTTCCAGATGGACAAGTCTCATGGCGCGGATGGCATGGCGGTTCGCACGGATATTGCCAAGATTGCCGACTTGAAGGGCAAGACGATTGCCGCATCGGCACCGGGCACCTCGCCATACTTCTTCCTCGCCTGGATCCTCAAGGAAAATGGCCTCACGCTGAAGGACGTGAAGGTGGTGAACCTCGAGCCAGGCCCGGCAGCACAAGCCTTTGTTGCCGGCCAGAACGATGCCGCCATGACCTATGAGCCCTATCTCTCCACGGTTCGTGCCGCACCGGACAAGGGCAAGATCATCGCCACCACGCTGGATTATCCGGCCGTCATGGACACGTTCGGCTGCACGCCGGAATTCCTCAAGGCCCACCCGGATGCGGCGAAGGCGCTGGCGACGAGCTACTTCGAAGCGCTCGACGCTATCAAGGCCGATCCAGAGAAGGCTTACGCCACCATGGGCGCGGATGTGAAGCAGTCGGGCGAAGCCTTCGGCAATTCCGCCAAGTTCCTCGAATGGCAGGACAAGGCGGCCAACCAGAAGTTCTTCGAAGGCGAGTTCAAGACCTTCTCGGAGAAGGCGGCCGATCTGCTTCTCGAAATCGGCGTCATCAAGTCGAAGCCAGATCTTTCGACGCTCGCCGATACCTCCTTCATCAAGTAA
- a CDS encoding class I SAM-dependent methyltransferase, protein MYETCFEALSKSAIHLYKRPVQITSQKEAFTFIRNALDILEKTFSYAAYDDVHKHSTYLAQKSKLSLSKLFNSESISVAPDIFIDAINNISSVLMSVSPPSTIDQNTSANIVELIIKASGAELEGWCSPEKARAMAGYIRSLDAEICVEIGVYGGRSLFPCAAALKHNGHGKIYGVESWSNDVAVENKTYDWNDEWWRKVDFQKIKRDVYTFTARHGLTSQVCIIEAPSTKVSHLFNTIDFLHIDGSHSMVNAATDVLLYGTKVRSGGVIVMDDIEWDTTMPAVMMLKDFCDELEVLENPSNGKPSAAFFRKR, encoded by the coding sequence TTGTACGAGACATGTTTTGAAGCTTTGTCGAAAAGTGCCATTCATCTCTATAAACGTCCAGTACAGATCACCTCTCAGAAAGAGGCTTTCACTTTCATTAGAAACGCCCTCGACATTTTGGAAAAAACATTTTCATACGCTGCTTACGACGACGTTCATAAACATAGTACCTACTTGGCCCAAAAATCTAAGTTGTCTCTTAGTAAGCTGTTTAACTCCGAGAGCATCAGCGTAGCACCCGATATATTTATCGACGCCATCAATAACATTTCGTCCGTATTGATGTCAGTCAGTCCTCCATCAACCATTGATCAAAACACCTCCGCAAACATCGTTGAGTTGATCATCAAAGCGTCAGGAGCCGAGCTTGAAGGTTGGTGTAGTCCAGAGAAGGCACGTGCCATGGCGGGCTATATTCGCAGTCTGGACGCAGAAATATGTGTTGAGATTGGCGTGTATGGCGGTCGGTCGCTCTTCCCTTGTGCAGCCGCGCTAAAGCACAATGGTCACGGGAAAATATACGGTGTTGAAAGTTGGAGCAACGACGTTGCTGTTGAGAACAAGACCTACGATTGGAACGACGAGTGGTGGCGCAAAGTCGATTTCCAAAAAATTAAGCGGGATGTCTACACCTTTACAGCTCGACACGGGCTCACAAGCCAAGTCTGCATCATCGAAGCGCCCTCAACAAAAGTTTCTCACCTCTTTAATACCATAGATTTCCTCCATATCGACGGCAGTCATTCGATGGTCAACGCAGCCACCGACGTTCTTCTATACGGGACGAAGGTGCGTAGCGGTGGCGTTATTGTCATGGATGACATAGAATGGGATACGACAATGCCAGCCGTCATGATGCTTAAAGACTTCTGTGATGAGCTCGAGGTGCTTGAAAACCCTTCCAACGGTAAACCAAGTGCCGCGTTTTTTCGGAAACGGTGA
- a CDS encoding IS5 family transposase (programmed frameshift): protein MAMRRHELSYEEWAIIAPLLPNNSRGIERVDDRRVINGILWRFRTGSCWRDVPELYGPRTTLYNRFCRWRKAGVWDRLLDAVSKRYDGDIVMIDSSCVRVHQHGANAKKADLPIPCMGRSRGGLTTKIHALVDADGRPVRLELTAGQAADAPVAEKLLSDLRPGATILADKAYDTDAIRNFAKQRKCWATIPAKANRKQTFSFSRGVYHQRNLVERFFNRIKQMRGLATRYDRRADHYMATLKLAATRIWIASTNESVD from the exons ATTGCCATGCGCCGTCACGAATTGAGCTACGAAGAATGGGCTATCATTGCACCTCTTTTGCCGAACAATAGCCGTGGAATTGAGCGTGTCGACGACCGCCGGGTGATCAACGGCATCCTGTGGCGTTTCAGGACTGGTTCGTGTTGGCGAGATGTGCCGGAGCTTTATGGCCCGCGCACGACGCTTTACAATCGGTTCTGCCGCTGGCGCAAGGCGGGCGTCTGGGATCGTCTTCTGGACGCCGTTTCGAAGCGTTACGATGGAGACATCGTGATGATCGACAGCTCTTGTGTTCGCGTTCACCAGCATGGTGCCAACGCTAAAAAAGCGGATCTGCCGATCC CTTGCATGGGACGTTCACGCGGTGGCCTGACAACCAAGATCCACGCCCTTGTCGATGCAGATGGCAGACCGGTTCGGTTGGAACTCACCGCCGGCCAAGCCGCCGACGCACCGGTGGCTGAAAAGCTGTTGAGCGATCTGCGGCCTGGCGCGACGATCCTCGCCGACAAGGCATATGACACCGACGCAATTCGAAACTTCGCCAAGCAACGCAAATGCTGGGCGACTATCCCTGCAAAGGCCAATCGAAAGCAGACATTCAGCTTCAGCCGCGGGGTCTACCATCAGCGCAATCTCGTGGAACGGTTCTTCAACCGTATCAAGCAGATGCGAGGCCTCGCGACGCGATATGACCGACGCGCTGATCATTACATGGCCACTCTCAAGCTTGCCGCGACAAGGATATGGATCGCCTCAACTAATGAGTCCGTGGACTAA
- a CDS encoding ABC transporter permease: MTSPRYKALLGPVLLLGLALLLVVFLVRPSTFSPIFSPLVQTNAPAIYQQADLLSLTLSHLAIVGMATAAATLVAATLAVLVSRPFGQEFLPLSRSIVNIGQTFPPVAVLALAVPIMGFGQKPTLVALFLYALLPVFENTLTGLMTVPASITEAARGAGMTGWQRLWKIDIPLAMPAILAGIRLSAVISLSTATIGSTVAARTLGEVIIAGLQSNNLAFILQGGLIVAALAVLIHSVFSMLETKAAHRAGR; encoded by the coding sequence ATGACAAGTCCTCGCTATAAAGCACTGTTGGGGCCGGTCCTTCTGTTGGGACTTGCGCTGCTGCTTGTCGTTTTTCTGGTGAGACCAAGTACGTTTTCCCCGATCTTCTCGCCGCTTGTCCAGACCAATGCGCCCGCCATCTATCAGCAGGCCGACCTTCTGTCCCTGACGCTCTCCCATCTGGCAATCGTGGGGATGGCAACGGCGGCCGCCACACTGGTAGCGGCTACACTTGCCGTCCTCGTCAGCCGTCCATTTGGTCAGGAATTCCTGCCGTTGTCCCGCAGCATCGTCAATATCGGCCAGACATTTCCGCCCGTTGCCGTGCTGGCGCTTGCCGTTCCGATCATGGGGTTCGGGCAGAAGCCGACGCTGGTGGCGCTATTCCTCTATGCCTTGCTTCCGGTCTTTGAAAACACACTCACGGGCCTGATGACGGTCCCCGCATCCATCACCGAGGCAGCCCGTGGTGCCGGCATGACCGGCTGGCAACGCTTGTGGAAGATCGATATCCCGCTTGCCATGCCCGCGATCCTTGCCGGCATTCGACTATCCGCCGTCATCAGTCTCTCCACCGCGACGATCGGCTCGACCGTGGCAGCGCGCACGCTGGGCGAAGTCATCATTGCCGGTCTGCAATCCAACAATCTCGCCTTCATCCTGCAGGGCGGTTTGATCGTGGCGGCACTTGCGGTGCTGATCCACAGTGTCTTTTCGATGCTGGAAACCAAGGCGGCGCACCGCGCAGGTCGGTAA
- a CDS encoding Fe(3+) ABC transporter substrate-binding protein: MASLKTSFLTLGTVLSVACGSASSAFAGGEVNVYSYRQPELIQPLLDAFTKETGIETNVLFLDKGLVERIQAEGVNSPADILLTVDIARLVEAKEGGVTQPVLNDPVIEKDIPANLRDPEGEWFGLTTRGRVVYASKERVTQQAITYEELADPKWKGKICIRDGQHSYNIALFASMIAHHGLDYTRTWLTGLKNNLARKPDGTDRSQAKSIYSGECDIALGNTYYVGLMLTNEQEPEEKVWANSVKVIFPNAEDRGTHVNISGVAMTKYAPNKENALKLMEFLASGEAQEIYAKQVFEYPVLPGAQPSEVVKGFGPIKPDTLSLTEIAAHRKEASELVDEVGFNDGPAQ, translated from the coding sequence ATGGCAAGCTTGAAAACCAGCTTTCTGACGCTTGGTACGGTGTTATCTGTCGCCTGTGGCAGCGCGTCATCAGCATTCGCCGGTGGTGAGGTGAATGTCTACTCCTACCGCCAGCCCGAATTGATCCAGCCGCTGCTTGACGCTTTTACCAAGGAAACCGGAATCGAGACCAATGTCCTGTTCCTGGATAAGGGTCTGGTCGAGCGCATCCAGGCGGAGGGTGTCAATTCTCCGGCCGATATTCTGCTGACCGTGGATATCGCGCGGCTGGTGGAAGCGAAGGAAGGCGGCGTGACGCAACCGGTCCTCAACGACCCTGTCATAGAAAAGGACATTCCCGCCAATCTTCGCGATCCTGAAGGCGAGTGGTTTGGACTGACGACCCGCGGGCGCGTCGTCTATGCCTCCAAGGAGCGCGTGACGCAGCAGGCGATCACCTATGAGGAGCTTGCCGACCCCAAATGGAAGGGTAAGATCTGCATTCGTGACGGACAGCATTCCTATAATATCGCACTCTTCGCCTCGATGATTGCCCATCACGGGTTGGACTACACCCGCACATGGTTGACAGGCTTGAAGAACAATCTGGCACGCAAGCCGGATGGCACGGATCGCAGCCAGGCGAAATCCATCTATTCCGGCGAATGCGATATCGCGCTGGGCAACACCTATTATGTTGGTCTGATGCTGACCAATGAGCAGGAACCAGAGGAAAAAGTCTGGGCTAACAGCGTCAAGGTCATCTTCCCCAATGCCGAAGATCGCGGCACCCACGTCAACATTTCCGGCGTTGCCATGACGAAATACGCGCCAAACAAAGAAAACGCCTTGAAGCTGATGGAATTCCTGGCTTCGGGAGAAGCGCAGGAAATCTATGCCAAGCAGGTGTTCGAGTATCCGGTGCTTCCCGGCGCGCAGCCGTCCGAGGTCGTGAAAGGGTTTGGGCCGATCAAGCCTGACACATTGTCGCTGACCGAGATTGCAGCGCACCGGAAAGAGGCGTCCGAGCTGGTCGATGAAGTCGGCTTTAATGACGGTCCGGCGCAATAG
- the rirA gene encoding iron-responsive transcriptional regulator RirA, protein MRLTKQTNYAVRMLMYCAANDGNLSRIPEIAKAYGVSELFLFKILQPLTKAGLVETVRGRNGGVKLGKPADKISLFDVVKVTEDSFAMAECFEDGAVECPLVDSCGLNSALRKALNAFFDVLTEYSIDDLVKARPQINFLLGLDQLAPRVHPTPVAAA, encoded by the coding sequence ATGCGTTTGACCAAACAGACCAACTATGCAGTCCGCATGTTGATGTATTGCGCCGCCAATGACGGCAATCTGAGCCGCATTCCTGAGATTGCCAAGGCTTATGGCGTCTCGGAACTTTTCCTTTTCAAGATCCTCCAGCCGCTGACCAAGGCTGGTCTCGTCGAGACCGTGCGCGGTCGCAACGGTGGCGTGAAGCTTGGCAAGCCTGCCGACAAGATCAGCTTGTTCGACGTGGTCAAAGTCACCGAAGACAGCTTTGCCATGGCGGAATGCTTCGAGGATGGCGCTGTCGAATGTCCGCTTGTCGATAGCTGCGGTCTCAATTCCGCGCTCCGCAAGGCCCTGAATGCCTTCTTCGACGTTCTCACTGAATATTCGATCGACGATCTCGTCAAAGCCCGTCCGCAGATCAACTTCCTGCTCGGTCTCGATCAACTGGCGCCACGCGTCCATCCGACCCCGGTCGCAGCCGCCTAA
- a CDS encoding ABC transporter ATP-binding protein, whose translation MIEVEGLTKRYGEATVVDTVSIAIQPRSVTVIVGTSGSGKTTLLRMINRLVEPTSGLIRIDGRNVLDLPGFELRRSIGYAIQGHGLFPHRTVGQNIATVPELLGWARQRVSAKVDELLTLFQLDPKLYADRFPSELSGGQQQRVGVARALAAEPNILLMDEPFGALDPIIRAKAQEDLLTIQKKLGVTIVLVTHDMDEAFFLADRIAVMDKGKIVQYGPPAELVLNPATPFVRTLIGERERPLRLLSVSTVAEIVEPGEAEGEPLTGSLSQRDALSAMLWAGRDSLPVVGTDGQKIGRIRRETLLQQAAGCS comes from the coding sequence ATGATCGAAGTCGAAGGCCTCACCAAGCGATATGGCGAAGCGACGGTCGTCGATACAGTGAGCATCGCCATCCAACCCAGAAGCGTTACCGTCATCGTCGGCACGTCCGGCTCGGGAAAGACGACGCTTCTGCGCATGATCAATCGATTGGTCGAGCCGACATCGGGCCTCATTCGTATCGATGGGCGAAATGTTCTCGATCTGCCCGGTTTCGAACTCCGCCGCAGCATCGGCTACGCCATCCAGGGGCACGGGCTTTTTCCGCATCGGACAGTGGGACAAAACATTGCCACCGTGCCGGAACTGCTTGGCTGGGCTCGGCAGCGGGTCTCCGCGAAAGTCGACGAACTGCTCACGCTCTTTCAACTCGATCCAAAACTTTATGCTGACCGCTTCCCGAGTGAGCTCTCAGGTGGTCAACAGCAGCGCGTCGGCGTGGCGCGCGCGTTGGCAGCCGAACCGAATATTCTTTTGATGGACGAGCCCTTCGGCGCGCTCGATCCAATCATCCGCGCCAAGGCGCAGGAAGATCTTCTGACGATCCAGAAGAAACTCGGCGTCACCATTGTCCTCGTCACCCACGATATGGATGAGGCCTTCTTCCTGGCGGATCGGATTGCCGTCATGGATAAGGGAAAGATCGTGCAATATGGACCACCTGCGGAACTGGTCCTGAACCCGGCGACGCCCTTCGTCAGAACGCTGATCGGCGAGCGGGAAAGGCCTTTGAGGCTGCTATCAGTTTCAACCGTCGCGGAGATCGTTGAGCCCGGAGAGGCGGAAGGCGAACCGCTCACCGGCAGCCTCAGCCAACGCGACGCACTGTCCGCCATGCTCTGGGCGGGACGAGACAGTCTCCCGGTTGTCGGCACCGATGGGCAGAAGATTGGCCGCATCCGGCGCGAAACACTCTTGCAGCAAGCTGCGGGCTGTTCATGA
- the osmF gene encoding glycine betaine ABC transporter substrate-binding protein OsmF, translating to MNRLMKLAGAGFALALYASIAQAQVVVSSKIDTEGSVLGNIIQSVLNVNNIATTDRIQLGATPVVRKAIIAGEIDIYPEYTGNAAFFFEKADDPIWKDAAKAYEEAKTLDYDANKIVWLSPSPANNTWGIAVRKDVAEKNNLKTLTDLGKYVAGGGQIVLAASSEFVNSAAALPAFQKTYGFTLKPEQLITLSGGDTAATIAAAANQTNNANAAMVYGTDGGIAPSGLVVLMDDKNVQPVYQPAPIIREEVLKKHPDIEKVLKPVFEKLDLTTLQELNGRVQVGGEQAKAVALDFLTKNGFVK from the coding sequence ATGAACCGTCTGATGAAGCTGGCCGGCGCTGGATTCGCGCTTGCTCTCTATGCCTCGATTGCCCAAGCGCAGGTCGTCGTCTCATCCAAGATCGACACGGAAGGCAGCGTTCTCGGCAACATCATCCAGTCGGTTTTGAACGTCAACAATATTGCCACCACCGACCGTATCCAGTTGGGCGCGACGCCCGTCGTGCGCAAGGCGATCATCGCAGGCGAAATCGATATCTATCCCGAATATACCGGCAACGCCGCCTTCTTCTTCGAAAAAGCAGATGATCCCATCTGGAAGGATGCCGCCAAGGCTTATGAGGAAGCCAAGACGCTGGATTACGATGCCAACAAGATCGTCTGGTTGTCGCCTTCTCCTGCCAACAACACCTGGGGTATCGCGGTTCGCAAGGATGTGGCGGAGAAGAACAATCTCAAGACACTGACCGATCTCGGCAAATATGTTGCAGGTGGCGGCCAGATCGTGCTTGCCGCATCCTCGGAATTCGTGAACTCCGCAGCCGCTCTGCCCGCCTTCCAGAAGACCTATGGCTTCACGCTGAAGCCGGAGCAGCTGATCACGCTCTCCGGCGGCGACACGGCAGCGACGATTGCTGCGGCCGCCAACCAGACCAACAATGCCAATGCTGCCATGGTCTATGGCACCGATGGCGGTATTGCGCCGTCCGGCCTCGTCGTCCTGATGGATGACAAGAACGTGCAGCCGGTCTATCAGCCTGCGCCGATTATCCGCGAAGAGGTGCTGAAGAAGCATCCTGACATCGAGAAGGTCCTGAAGCCGGTCTTCGAAAAGCTCGACCTCACGACACTGCAGGAGCTGAACGGCCGGGTGCAGGTGGGTGGAGAGCAGGCCAAGGCCGTTGCGCTCGACTTCCTCACCAAGAACGGCTTCGTGAAGTAA
- a CDS encoding ABC transporter permease, with protein MRSGNAISKPQSVTRHVDKVGVLICGLLLYAALVPPFVSFRANRIVQGEGRFLLDSMPPPVGYGLIGIILLAAAVALFAANTKVRLATAFAALIALAVAVGLSASSLIPPENTYARVSAASGFWLLLAGLVVLATDAIARLRPKPLTRLILLALSLLLLSAFLLSGLWKDLSVIKEYQSRADIFWTEAQRHLQLALGSVFAAMLAGIPLGVLCFKVERIRAAMLNSLNIIQTIPSIALFGLLIAPLGWIGTHVPGASDIGIRGIGAAPAFVALFLYSLLPIVSNTVVGLAGVSPAVRDAARGIGMTGRQSLFKVEFPLALPIILTGIRIVLVQNIGLATIAALIGGGGFGVFVFQGIGQTAMDLVLLGTIPTVILGFAAAILLDALIDSKLLSRGKAA; from the coding sequence TTGCGGAGCGGGAACGCCATTTCAAAGCCGCAGAGCGTCACACGACATGTCGATAAGGTCGGCGTGCTGATCTGCGGCCTGCTTCTCTATGCTGCGCTCGTTCCCCCTTTTGTCAGCTTCCGCGCAAACCGTATCGTGCAGGGGGAAGGGCGCTTTCTACTGGACAGCATGCCGCCCCCCGTTGGTTACGGCTTGATCGGCATCATCCTTTTAGCCGCCGCGGTCGCGCTCTTCGCCGCTAATACAAAGGTCCGTTTGGCAACCGCCTTTGCTGCACTGATCGCGCTGGCCGTTGCTGTCGGCCTTTCCGCTTCATCTCTGATTCCGCCTGAAAATACCTATGCCCGCGTGTCGGCGGCCAGCGGTTTCTGGTTGTTGCTTGCCGGGCTGGTGGTCCTGGCAACGGATGCGATTGCAAGACTTCGTCCCAAGCCTCTGACACGTCTCATCCTGCTTGCTCTCTCACTGCTGCTTCTCAGCGCCTTTCTGCTCTCCGGCCTTTGGAAGGATCTTTCCGTCATCAAGGAGTACCAGAGCCGCGCCGACATCTTCTGGACGGAAGCGCAGCGCCACCTTCAACTGGCCCTGGGCTCCGTCTTCGCCGCCATGCTGGCAGGCATTCCTCTGGGAGTGCTGTGTTTCAAGGTGGAGCGCATCCGCGCCGCCATGCTGAACAGCCTCAACATCATCCAGACCATCCCATCCATCGCGCTCTTCGGCCTGCTGATTGCGCCACTCGGCTGGATCGGCACCCATGTCCCCGGCGCGTCGGACATCGGTATTCGCGGCATCGGAGCGGCACCAGCCTTCGTTGCGCTGTTTCTTTATTCCCTGCTGCCGATCGTTTCCAATACGGTCGTCGGGCTCGCCGGCGTTTCGCCTGCCGTGCGTGATGCGGCGCGCGGCATCGGCATGACGGGCCGGCAAAGCCTTTTCAAGGTCGAGTTCCCGCTGGCGCTTCCCATCATCTTGACCGGCATCCGCATCGTGCTGGTGCAGAATATCGGGCTTGCGACGATTGCGGCGCTCATCGGTGGCGGGGGCTTTGGTGTCTTCGTCTTCCAGGGGATTGGCCAAACGGCCATGGACCTCGTTCTTCTCGGAACCATCCCGACCGTCATCCTGGGATTTGCCGCGGCAATTCTGCTGGATGCCCTGATCGACAGCAAACTCCTGTCACGAGGAAAAGCCGCATGA
- a CDS encoding AbrB family transcriptional regulator: MISISELSRLALTVFIGSLGALFGVLVGLPAPFLCGPALAVTAASLLGLTLSVPKNLRNATFVIVGVSMGTNITPNVFQAARTWPLSFIAVLLTVVALLYTAYWILRFIFRYDHTTAMLGASPGHLSYIISLTAETKSDLATVSVIQSVRVLALTLTVPLIVKYLDLVSVEPSILPPPMPALELGLTLLASLIVGLIFMRWRFPAALLLGGVAVSIGSHVTGFSSGGVPDWLAIPTYIVLGSLIGTRFSRSSLKDMRKAFLAGAVVTVAVVVLACSVAVLVSSLTGVPLNAVMIAFAPGGLETMAAMAVMMHADTAYVGSHHVLRLLFLSVLMPFVIGKQARGR; encoded by the coding sequence ATGATCTCCATATCCGAGCTTTCTCGCCTTGCCCTGACTGTCTTCATCGGCAGTCTTGGCGCGCTGTTCGGCGTGCTCGTCGGTCTGCCGGCTCCCTTTCTCTGCGGCCCGGCACTCGCCGTTACCGCCGCAAGTCTTCTCGGCCTGACGCTCTCCGTGCCGAAGAACCTTCGTAACGCCACCTTCGTCATTGTCGGCGTATCGATGGGAACGAACATAACGCCAAACGTCTTCCAAGCTGCCAGAACATGGCCCTTGAGCTTCATCGCAGTGCTGTTAACGGTGGTGGCGCTTCTTTATACAGCCTATTGGATCCTGCGCTTCATCTTCCGCTATGACCACACGACCGCGATGCTCGGCGCTTCTCCTGGCCACCTCAGCTACATTATCAGCCTCACGGCGGAGACCAAGAGCGATCTCGCAACTGTCAGCGTCATCCAGAGTGTCCGCGTTCTGGCGCTCACACTCACCGTGCCGCTGATTGTCAAATATCTCGATCTCGTCAGCGTCGAGCCCTCCATCCTGCCGCCACCCATGCCAGCGCTGGAACTTGGCCTGACACTGCTGGCGTCCCTGATCGTTGGGCTCATCTTCATGCGATGGCGCTTTCCGGCGGCACTGCTTCTCGGTGGCGTCGCTGTTTCCATCGGCTCACACGTCACAGGCTTCTCCAGCGGCGGGGTGCCGGATTGGCTAGCGATCCCCACCTATATCGTTCTGGGAAGCCTGATCGGCACGCGCTTCTCGCGCTCCTCGCTGAAAGACATGCGGAAAGCGTTTTTGGCGGGTGCCGTCGTCACGGTTGCGGTCGTCGTCCTCGCCTGTTCGGTCGCCGTTCTCGTCTCAAGTCTGACGGGTGTTCCGCTGAACGCCGTGATGATCGCTTTCGCGCCCGGTGGCCTTGAGACGATGGCAGCCATGGCGGTGATGATGCATGCGGATACGGCCTATGTCGGCTCGCACCATGTGTTGCGCCTGCTGTTTCTGTCGGTGCTCATGCCGTTCGTGATCGGCAAACAAGCACGCGGGCGTTGA
- the fdhA gene encoding formaldehyde dehydrogenase, glutathione-independent encodes MSRNRGVVYLRPGQVEVRDIDDPKLEAPDGRRIEHGVILKVISTNICGSDQHMVRGRTTAMPGLVLGHEITGEVIEKGIDVEMLEVGDIVSVPFNVACGRCRCCKSQDTGVCLTVNPSRAGGAYGYVDMGGWIGGQAKYVTIPYADFNLLKFPDRDKAMSKIRDLTMLSDILPTGFHGAVKAGVGVGSTVYVAGAGPVGLAAAASARILGAAVVMIGDFNKERLAHAAKVGFEPVDLSKGDRLGDMIAEIVGTNEVDSAIDAVGFEARGHAGGEQPAIVLNQMMEITRAAGNIGIPGLYVTEDPGAVDEAAKQGSLSLRFGLGWAKAQSFHTGQTPVLKYNRQLMQAILHDRLPIADIVNAKIIALDDAVQGYESFDQGAATKFVLDPHGDLIKAA; translated from the coding sequence ATGAGCAGGAACCGAGGCGTTGTCTATTTACGGCCAGGTCAGGTGGAGGTTCGTGATATTGACGATCCGAAGCTCGAGGCGCCGGATGGGCGCAGGATCGAGCATGGCGTGATCCTGAAAGTCATTTCGACCAATATTTGCGGCTCTGATCAGCACATGGTGCGTGGTCGCACGACGGCCATGCCCGGCCTTGTGCTGGGCCACGAGATTACTGGCGAGGTTATCGAAAAGGGCATCGATGTTGAAATGCTGGAGGTCGGCGATATCGTCTCCGTGCCCTTCAATGTTGCCTGTGGTCGTTGCCGTTGCTGCAAGTCGCAGGACACCGGCGTCTGCCTCACCGTCAATCCATCCCGTGCAGGTGGCGCCTATGGTTATGTCGACATGGGCGGCTGGATCGGTGGCCAGGCGAAATACGTCACCATTCCCTATGCCGACTTCAATCTTCTGAAATTTCCCGATCGCGATAAGGCAATGTCGAAGATCCGCGATTTGACCATGCTTTCGGATATCCTGCCGACTGGTTTCCACGGTGCGGTAAAAGCGGGCGTCGGCGTCGGATCGACCGTCTATGTGGCGGGCGCCGGTCCGGTCGGTCTGGCCGCTGCGGCCTCTGCCCGCATTCTCGGTGCAGCCGTCGTGATGATCGGCGATTTCAACAAGGAACGCCTGGCGCATGCCGCCAAGGTCGGCTTCGAGCCGGTGGATTTGTCCAAGGGTGATCGCTTGGGCGACATGATTGCCGAGATCGTCGGCACCAATGAAGTCGATAGCGCGATCGACGCCGTTGGATTTGAAGCTCGCGGACATGCCGGTGGTGAACAGCCTGCTATCGTTCTCAATCAGATGATGGAGATCACCCGCGCCGCCGGCAACATCGGTATCCCAGGCCTTTATGTGACCGAAGATCCGGGCGCTGTGGATGAGGCGGCGAAGCAGGGAAGCTTGTCCTTGCGCTTCGGTCTTGGCTGGGCAAAGGCGCAGTCCTTCCACACCGGACAGACGCCGGTCCTGAAATATAACCGTCAGCTGATGCAGGCTATCCTGCATGATCGGCTACCGATCGCCGATATCGTCAACGCCAAAATCATTGCGCTGGACGATGCGGTGCAAGGGTATGAAAGCTTCGACCAGGGGGCGGCAACAAAGTTCGTTCTCGATCCGCATGGCGATCTGATCAAGGCCGCCTGA